The Tigriopus californicus strain San Diego chromosome 10, Tcal_SD_v2.1, whole genome shotgun sequence region CAAGAGCAACTAGCTCAATTGGACAGTCCCCAGGATGGCTCATTTCCGATATTTGACGTACTGCTCTTGGGCATGGGACCTGATGGTCATACCTGCTCCTTGTTCCCGGGTCATCCTCTTTTGGATGAGCAATCCCGGATTGTGGCTTCTATTTCGGACAGTCCCAAGCCACCACCTAATCGGGTGACCTTGACTTTGCCCGTGTTGAACAAAGCTCGGGCTTGTATTTTTGTCTCCACAGGTGAAGGCAAGAAAGAGATCCTTAAGAAGATCCTCGAGGATAAGGAGGATTTCCCGGCAGGGCGTGTTAAGCCCGAGACAGGGACTCTCACGTGGATCTTGGATGCTCCGGCAGCATCTCTTCTCAAACTATAATCTGGATTTTATCATGCTGTTTCTAAATATACTCGTTGAAACGAACGAATCCTTTCAAGTCCTGCGGCtgacttttttgcctttggacttttcattcaaaggtCAATCGAAAAGGGTTGATCGAGTTTAGTATGCATCTGGCTTCCGTGCAAAAATTGGAGGAGATTTGAACAGAGGGGTGGAAGGTCAAAAAGCCTCGATTGTTATGGAATGGTTGATTTTGTTGCGAACAAAAACATTGTCGGACCTGAATCAAGCCTTTCAAGATCAGACCCAAGCTTGAAGTATGGAATCGGATAAACTTCATTTACCCGAGACTGACAAAGAGGATTGTGTCATTTCAGCaagttatttcttttcaaggaGGAAGTCTTTCAAAGTCTGTGGAATCGTTGCTAGGAAACAGGTGCGatctcttctctttttggaCCTTGAAAGTATTGGTCATGCCATACGTTTTGAGACACCTGACTTGTTCTGATTCTGACATCGACGAGATTGAGTTGAAGAAATCTGACAATGAtgatgttcttgttcttgccGCTCAGTCCCCGATTCTTTTTTTGGGCATAATAGTTGTTCGGGGAAATCATTCGGATGATTGCTTTTCCGTCCATTCATTCCGCAAACTCTTTGCTGGGTCACTCAATCCCTGAAATTTTGTCAATAAATCTcatcatattctttttttattaaagaAAGGTTGAACTTCTTCATTTCATGGAGAAACATCGATCGAGTTGATTCAAGAACTCATACTGTATATCTACAGGGTGCGAGGGCTTATATGGCAAAGCTTTTTGCACATTATAACTCTTATTTGGCTAAATagaattaaatgtcaaaccTACCATAAAAACAATGGAGCTTAACTGGTTTATACGTAAACAAATAAATTTGATTGGATTCGTAATGTCGAAAGAACAGGATGTCAAAGGGGCAGTACTCTTGGGGCTCCACGCCGGAAATTCGCCAAAGGAGATTTCCAACTTCAACAATATCCCTCTCAGGACTGTTTACAACATCAAGAGTCTATTTGAAGAGGACCCTGAGGGTGTTGCTTCAGCCAGGAAAAGATATGCTGTGAGAAGTGACAAGAAAGATGCTATTTTCATTGCCAGAGTCCTTGGTCCTTGGCATGGTGAGCAATGAGGGTGACGTTATGCCTCCTTACTTCTTTGAAAAGGGCCTCAGGGTTGGCCAGGATGTTTACCTTGAAGTTCTCAAGGATCATGTTGTTCCCTGGATGAGGAGGGTTGCCGCTGGTCGGCATTTTATCTTCCAACAAGATGGCACTCCATTGCACAACGCCAATAAAGTCCAGAATTGGCTGGAGGAGAACGTGCCAGAATTCTACGAGAAGGACTTCTGGCCTCCTGGGAGCCCAGATTGCAATCTTCTGGACTATTATGTGTGGGGCATGGTTGAAAAAGATGTCAATAAGAAACCTCACAACACAATTGAGTCTGTCATGGTCAAGGTCAAGGAGGTGATGACCTCCATGGACAGGGACGAGATCCAGAGGGCCTGCTCAAGATTCAGGGCAAGGCTGGAAGCTGTTGATGAGGCCAAGggcgatttttttaaatgaaattaaagaaaaatgtctagttttgttgccaaagaagaaataatacaaaaaactttattatttttgaatttatcGCAGTTTTTTGAATTGCGCATTTTTTTGCCAGATAAGCCCTCGCACCCTGTAGTATCATTCgatcaaaattgatgaaacAAACATGCCATAAAGggttatttttcttctctatGGATTACGTTCCAGAATGGGTGAAACTATTCCTCTAAGTGAAACTATTACATTTTTGCTTGTCCGCTCAATACGTGAGTTCCAAGAATCGAGTTTGTACTTCCAGTGGTCGAAGGGCCCTCTTCCAATGTGAGACATTTGTAGACAAGGTCTGCCTTGATATTTGACGCCTTCAGCATAAAAACCTCCTAGTTAGTGACATTTGAGAACACGTTTGAAatctcaaattttgaaagtttaaaACATTCTAAAACTAAATGAATTATCTTTCCCTGTCATATTGAGGGCAAATGATCTCTTTATCCGTAGTTTCTTAGATAGGAGCACGAGATTGGTCTAGCTGTCCAAACTTACAAACTAAGAATGTGTTGCCTTTAGTACAGCTTGTTTACCGAAATAAATTGTTGGTTAAAGTATAAGAAGGCCATGCAtggatatttcaattttgattaaaaaaaaaaaattaacatcCCCATGCTAGTCATGTTCTTGCATCCCAAAGCAACCCTAgtcagatccaaatcaaaaccTTAGAGATTTCCAATGTTAAAACAAGGCAATTGTGGAATCAGCATTCCAAGAGATAATTTAGAATTCCATCCACGTAATAGCCATGTATAGACGAAACCGAGATTTGCGGTAGTATTCAATATTTAGTTCCCAAAACGTGCGGTCTACTTACATTCAGGTTTGCCAAGAGGTCTCTTGCAGTTTTTAGTAGCTAAAATCGAAAAAACCGGGATATTTCTTTGGCCCGAAGAATGCTTATCAACGTTCGGCTATTTGTTCTTTAATCATAATAATTGTTAACTCGCAAGTAAGCCTGCAAGTTTATCTAGCTTTAGTATTTTGGCCCGAAAAGAAAATGCCAATTACGAAATTtgcatcatcaaaaatcccGTGATCAATCCAACTTAGCATCACTCAACTACCTCCCAACCGTTTTCTGGCCCATTGAGAGTACGCCAAATCACAGCTAGTGCTGCCAAAACGAAACAAACAAAGTCATTGAGAAATGTCAACCGATATCTAGTCACGTTCAAACTTCGCCATCAAGAGCTTCCTTTTACCACCAAGCCTGGGCTTTATATCACACAGTCAAACACGAGTGAGACCACAAATCGAATCGTCAAGTCAACCTGTCAAGTCAGCTTCGCGACCCTGTTCTCGTGAGAAAATTCGACAATCGACATGCCAAGGGCActttactcactcactctccgTCTGCCGACACTGAGCAGGGTCCCCCACCACTGTAACAAGTAGGAGAGCCGGCGGGCGTGTACAATCCCCAGACCAGGCCAGACAGTCAGTGAGCAGTGTGggccaagaaagaaagatgttCTTTCTTCGCTCTCATTCTATCTAGTCTGTGTTGGCCTGGCTCACATCCTCCGCCGTCCAGAAAGGCTAGCTGGGAACCTGGATAGCCAGGGGGAACTCGGAGAAGGGGGTCACTCACGCTCTGAGCAGCCCCATCCACGCACTCGacaaggagaaggaaggaggaggagaagaaagaggagaaggaggaggaggaggggaaaCAAAAGGTTCACCAAGGCCAGTGGTTTTTCACCCGAGGAGGCTGCAAAAAATCCCTCCTTGGGGAGAGGAGACCCAGATCTCTCGTCGGATGACCCGTGGCAGGTAATATGAATATCATGTATTCACGCCCACCAAGGCAGGAGATGGCCAGAGAACAAGGCCCCATTGTGCATCGGGGGATTGGGATACACGGTTGAACCGACCGAGGGAAGGGAAATTAGGGCTCGCTAGCGTAATGCATGCACCTTCCAAGCCTTCGTTCCCTCGTTCTGACTTATTCTCATCAATTGTCTCGATCGTTCAATTCGTTGAAAGAACTGTGATTGTGGGGCTAGAGGAAAAGGATTCACGAAAGAGTGTGTCTGAGTGATAGAGTAAGTGAGCTGAGTTGGAAACAAAACGAGttcatcatcctcttcttcttcgggtGAAAACTGAGGAAAAGACGCGCACATCTCAATCGTCAAGTGTGACAAGTGATGATCGAGGGATTCGACTGGATAGCCGATGATTTCCTGTTGTTTGTTCACTATTCATGTTGTAATAGAACTGTTCAAAATGATAAGCACGTCCGGAGGCTTGCTTGTCATGTGCTTTTGTAATTTGTTGTAATCATgatttttattgttttccCTTTAGATTATTCATAACGGGGATGAAGGAGGAGGCTCAGTGAAGAAAGTGTCCATTCCACATCAAACTCTCGGAAGTGACATATATATTCTAGAGGCCCACCCAAtatcaaaaaacaaaacaaaaaaacatggtcAGAACTGTACAGAGAATCTCCGCCAGGGGCTTATTAAGCCCTGGTGTTATAGTGCTAGCCGCAGGCCTGCTGCTCGGCTGCGGGTCCGCTCAAGTGGTCGGGGATGCGGGTCAATTCTCACCGCTGACCGTCGAGAGCACGACGGTGGGTATTCGGGTGTTGAGTCAGCACAAAGTGATATACAGTGACCCGCCTGTGAGTCGGAACTACGACTCCCAGTCCACGTTCAATCCCCGGGGCATGAAGCAAGTGTACGCTTTGACCCACATTTTCCTTGATCTCATTCAGCGCCGAGATGTCTTGCCTGACTCGCTCAACGCCTCCGTACTAATGGACACGCCTGCTGAACAGGTGCCCGTGGTCTTAGAAGAACACTGGGAAGAGATCTTGCTCCAGTATATTGGCGTGGTGACCACCGCCGTGTGCGGACTACTCTTGGCTTTGCTCATCCCGTTGGCTTGTCTCTGCACGTGTTGTTGTCGATGTGCGGGCAAATGCGGCGCGGACAACGAGCATTTCGACAAGAAGAGCGATGCCTGCAAACGGTTTTCCTTAGGAGTGGTCGTGGCTCTCTTTGTGATCACTGCCATGTTTGGTGTGGTTTGCGCCTTTGTTACCAACTACTACATGTATGATGGCACCCGACAGCTCCCTAAGCGGGTCCAAATGGCCACCCAGGATACCAGCCAGTACTTGGATAACACTGGGCGTGAGATCAATACCCTACTGGTGTCCAACTTTGCCGAGCTCGAAGAGGTTTTGAACGAGATCCTTGATGAAAGCGGTCCCATTCTCAAGCGCAGTCTGGCCGAGGTGACTGAGGCCGTGGCCATTGATGATCTCACCGACATTGTATCGAACCTAGGCAATGTCAAACGCTACCTCCGCGATATCCAAGAGAAAACCTTCATCCTACAAGATAAGGTGGGACAACTGAAGTTGGGCTTGGACGGGACTCGAACCCGCCTCATGCGAGCCATGGCACAATGCAGCGCTAGTCGGGCTTGTGAAAAATTCCTCTCTGAATACAACATCACGCGAGACCTGGCCGTTGCCACGGATTTCAGCTCCCTGCCCACCAATCTCCCGGATCTGAGTTTGCTCATGAAGGACATCTCCGACCTCATGAATAACGACATCGAACGGAAAGTTCGCGGTGGACAACAGCAACTGAATAAGGTCAAGACTGATATTGAGCGCTCCATCGGGGATATCCGTCCTCGGATCAAGAGCGAAATTCGCAACATGGGCAAACAACTCGAAGATCAGGCGGCAGAGATTCAAAGAATTTTGAACGAGTTCGACGCCAATGTGGCTGCTGTCACCACTGACGTGCCCAAGATTCAACCGACTGTCAGCGAAATCGGAAGCTACATGTTCTACATTGGCTTGGGCATGAGCCTCATGGTGCTGCTCATCTTGGTGTGCTACATCTTCGGGCTCTTCTATGGCTTCTGCGGCCAACGTCCGGGTAACGTCTACGGTGACGAGTGCTGCAATACCGGTACGGGGGCCAATTGGCTCGTGGCTGCGGTGTACCtcacatttttgttctcgTTTGTGTTGCTTCTGGTGGCCACGGCCCAATTCGTTTTGGGCTCGTCCGTGGAAAAGGTGGTGTGTCAGGCCCTACACAAACCCAACGAGTCCGACATGTTCGACCTTGTGGACCAAAAATTTATCCAACCCATGATCAAACAACATCGACCAAAGTCAGGGGACCATGACTGGAACATGACCGTTCATGAGCTCATCACGAACTGCCATAAGAACAAGACCATTTATGAGCTCCTACAAGTTCAGAATGTGTACAACGTGGAGGAGCTCCGCACTTGGAGGGACGACTACGATATTGGGAGTTCCGTGGAAAACCTCAAGGCCAAGATTCGATTGGATGACCTGAAGGGCATCCAGATCCTCTCACCCGAGGCCGAGAAAGAATTACAGGATTTGGCCGAGTCGGATATCTCGGATTTGAACTTTGCGCAGTACACCAATCTTTTGCGGGAGAAGATCACCTCCATCGATCTCGCCACGTTCACTGCCAGACTTCGTCAGATGCGAGAAGGCCTGAGTCCCAACCAAGGCCGACTAGTTGGCCCAGCCATTGAGAACGAGGCCTTGTTCCTCGATCAGATGCAAAGGGTGgtcatggaaatgaagctGGCTATGAAAGATCTGGTCAATTCCGTTGAGGCCCTCGAACATGAGGCCCAACATGCCAAGCCAAATCTCAGAGAGGCCCTTCGAGGTCTTATCAAGCAGGCCACACAAGCCACTCAATTCTTGCGCACAGAAGGCCCTGAGTTGGTGATCAAACTCACGGATCAGTACGTCAACGAGACCATTGGCCTCATTGACGACTACGTGGAACGGGTTGTCACTCGCACTCAACAGGATGTCGGCCGATGTGAGCCCCTCTCCAACAGCTACAATGCCACCGTGATCGCCGTCTGCAACGAGATCGTGGACCCATTCAACGGCCTTTGGGCCAGCATCGGGTGGTGCGTCATGATTTTCTTGCCTTGCATTGTGCTAGCTCTGAATTTAGTCTCGCTCTACCGCAAATCCGAGCCCTACCCAGGACCATTGGTGGAGGTGATTCCGGTGGAGGAGTCGTCCCAcgtgaagaaaaagaagcggGGCCATCGCCGCAACGCGAGTGAATACCTACCAGATTCTGCTCACTATCGGGCTGGCTACTCCTATCAAAATACCAGCGGCTCCAGTGAGAATCGCTTCCAAGACATGGCCCCGAGGAATAGTTACGATAATCCACAACCTTCGACATCCGGGGTAAATCCCGGaacatcctcctcctcctcgggACCACCTCGATACTCGAGCAATCCGAGCTTGATTGGAAATCCTCCGAGTGAATACGAACGCCCACCGCCATACTACTTCCCGGGTTCGGCTCCGATTGCTGACGCACCTCCCCCACTTCCTGCTCCCAATCAATCTAGAAACTGAGATCTTTCACCAACACCCAATTTCtccacctttttttctttccctctgaCAATGGTGCTGATATACGAGTGTACATGACTGTAAAACTTTGCCACGGTTCAACCCACAACAACTTTATCAAAAGAAACCAGGAGGGACCCGACCCTCTTGTGTCTCCTCTACCAGAAGAACTACAACGTCTATTTGCTCATCATGACGCCATATTTTCCTGGATTGCATTTcgctctctcgttctctctctctttcagaTACATtctgttttctctctctctctatccgTGCAAGAATAATTCCGTATCGAAACTGCCCACAAGACACTGGAAATAATTCTATCACCTTCTCAGGTTCAGTATCCCCTTCTTAGTACCAACTGCAAGATATTCGTGAACTAACGAGCAACCGATTTGGTTCAATACTTAACCAGCAACAAGAAAGGTACCTCGAGAGGTACAACAAAAATAACTACCATCCTT contains the following coding sequences:
- the LOC131888679 gene encoding 6-phosphogluconolactonase-like encodes the protein MAKIVIGKDGDEVSSHLCQAIEKQYESYDPSGSRPFVIGLSGGSLPKFFAAGAPQMTKINWNKVKFIFCDERLVSFDDPESTFKVYRETFISKVNGVTKDQFVVIDPTKDVEACAQDYQEQLAQLDSPQDGSFPIFDVLLLGMGPDGHTCSLFPGHPLLDEQSRIVASISDSPKPPPNRVTLTLPVLNKARACIFVSTGEGKKEILKKILEDKEDFPAGRVKPETGTLTWILDAPAASLLKL
- the LOC131888670 gene encoding prominin-like protein: MVRTVQRISARGLLSPGVIVLAAGLLLGCGSAQVVGDAGQFSPLTVESTTVGIRVLSQHKVIYSDPPVSRNYDSQSTFNPRGMKQVYALTHIFLDLIQRRDVLPDSLNASVLMDTPAEQVPVVLEEHWEEILLQYIGVVTTAVCGLLLALLIPLACLCTCCCRCAGKCGADNEHFDKKSDACKRFSLGVVVALFVITAMFGVVCAFVTNYYMYDGTRQLPKRVQMATQDTSQYLDNTGREINTLLVSNFAELEEVLNEILDESGPILKRSLAEVTEAVAIDDLTDIVSNLGNVKRYLRDIQEKTFILQDKVGQLKLGLDGTRTRLMRAMAQCSASRACEKFLSEYNITRDLAVATDFSSLPTNLPDLSLLMKDISDLMNNDIERKVRGGQQQLNKVKTDIERSIGDIRPRIKSEIRNMGKQLEDQAAEIQRILNEFDANVAAVTTDVPKIQPTVSEIGSYMFYIGLGMSLMVLLILVCYIFGLFYGFCGQRPGNVYGDECCNTGTGANWLVAAVYLTFLFSFVLLLVATAQFVLGSSVEKVVCQALHKPNESDMFDLVDQKFIQPMIKQHRPKSGDHDWNMTVHELITNCHKNKTIYELLQVQNVYNVEELRTWRDDYDIGSSVENLKAKIRLDDLKGIQILSPEAEKELQDLAESDISDLNFAQYTNLLREKITSIDLATFTARLRQMREGLSPNQGRLVGPAIENEALFLDQMQRVVMEMKLAMKDLVNSVEALEHEAQHAKPNLREALRGLIKQATQATQFLRTEGPELVIKLTDQYVNETIGLIDDYVERVVTRTQQDVGRCEPLSNSYNATVIAVCNEIVDPFNGLWASIGWCVMIFLPCIVLALNLVSLYRKSEPYPGPLVEVIPVEESSHVKKKKRGHRRNASEYLPDSAHYRAGYSYQNTSGSSENRFQDMAPRNSYDNPQPSTSGVNPGTSSSSSGPPRYSSNPSLIGNPPSEYERPPPYYFPGSAPIADAPPPLPAPNQSRN